The Halomonas sp. 7T genome contains a region encoding:
- the ilvA gene encoding threonine ammonia-lyase, biosynthetic, producing the protein MLEATVKKILQARVYEAACETPISPAPFLSRRFNNQILIKREDLQPVFSFKIRGAYNKMAQLSEEQKAKGVIAASAGNHAQGLAMAAKLMGVKAVIVMPRITPDIKVQAVRARGAKVILKGDAFAAAAEHAQELIKEHGYTYIPPFDDIDVVAGQGTIGVEILRQHSGPLDAIFIPVGGGGLIAGVAAYVKYLRPDIKIIGVEAEDSACLKAALEAGERVVLDQVGVFAEGVAVAQIGEVPFSLVRDLVDEVITVNTDEMCAAVKDIFEDTRAVAETSGALSLAGLKKYVQQTGVEGQTLLCINSGANTNFDRLQHIAERTELGEQREAILAVTISEKPGSFKKFCRTLGKRMVTEFSYRYADNSEAHIFVGVQVKPGGEDRQAVIDKLREGGYQVEDLTDNELAKLHIRHLSGGRPSERFEEELYRFEFPERPGALMNFLTQLPHDWNISLFHYRNHGAAYGRVLVGMQVPNGDRTHVTEYLDAIGYRYWQESDNPAYRLFMA; encoded by the coding sequence ATGCTCGAAGCAACCGTCAAAAAGATCCTCCAAGCCCGCGTTTATGAAGCTGCTTGTGAGACGCCTATTTCACCCGCTCCCTTTTTGTCGCGTCGTTTCAATAACCAAATTTTAATTAAGCGCGAAGATCTTCAGCCAGTATTCTCTTTTAAGATTCGCGGTGCGTACAACAAAATGGCCCAGCTGTCTGAAGAGCAGAAGGCAAAAGGCGTGATTGCCGCATCCGCAGGAAATCACGCCCAGGGACTAGCCATGGCCGCCAAGCTGATGGGTGTGAAGGCGGTTATTGTGATGCCGCGTATTACGCCTGATATCAAGGTACAGGCGGTGCGTGCCCGTGGCGCTAAGGTCATTCTGAAAGGTGATGCCTTTGCCGCCGCTGCTGAGCACGCGCAGGAATTGATCAAAGAGCACGGCTATACCTATATCCCGCCCTTTGATGATATCGATGTGGTCGCAGGCCAGGGTACTATCGGGGTGGAAATTCTGCGCCAGCACAGCGGGCCGTTAGACGCGATTTTTATCCCCGTAGGCGGCGGCGGATTAATTGCAGGCGTCGCGGCATACGTTAAGTATTTACGCCCAGATATCAAAATCATCGGCGTAGAAGCTGAAGATAGTGCTTGTTTAAAAGCCGCATTGGAAGCTGGCGAGCGAGTGGTGTTAGATCAGGTAGGTGTGTTTGCGGAAGGGGTGGCCGTTGCGCAAATTGGCGAAGTGCCTTTCTCGTTGGTGCGCGACTTGGTAGATGAAGTCATTACCGTTAATACCGACGAAATGTGCGCGGCGGTGAAAGATATATTTGAAGATACGCGCGCGGTGGCGGAAACCTCGGGTGCACTCTCCTTGGCAGGCCTAAAAAAATACGTGCAGCAAACCGGTGTTGAAGGCCAAACGCTGCTGTGTATCAACTCGGGGGCTAACACCAACTTTGACCGTCTTCAGCATATCGCCGAGCGCACCGAGCTGGGGGAGCAGCGTGAAGCGATCTTGGCGGTGACGATTTCTGAAAAACCCGGCAGCTTTAAAAAGTTCTGCCGCACCCTGGGTAAGCGCATGGTGACTGAATTCAGCTATCGCTATGCGGATAATAGCGAAGCGCATATTTTTGTGGGTGTTCAAGTTAAACCGGGGGGAGAAGATCGTCAGGCGGTGATTGATAAGCTCCGCGAAGGGGGCTACCAAGTGGAAGACCTTACCGATAACGAGCTAGCGAAACTGCATATTCGTCACCTGAGTGGCGGTCGTCCTAGCGAGCGCTTTGAAGAGGAGCTTTACCGCTTTGAATTTCCCGAGCGCCCCGGCGCTTTGATGAACTTCTTAACCCAGTTGCCCCATGACTGGAACATTTCGCTGTTTCATTATCGTAATCACGGTGCCGCCTACGGCCGTGTGTTAGTGGGAATGCAGGTGCCAAATGGGGATCGTACCCATGTGACTGAATACTTGGATGCCATTGGCTATCGCTATTGGCAAGAGAGCGATAACCCAGCCTATCGTTTGTTTATGGCTTAA
- the rpiA gene encoding ribose-5-phosphate isomerase RpiA, whose product MTQDELKAAVADAAIKEIEPHLEKDTVLGIGTGSTANLFIDRLGPLRDRFKGAVASSEASAKRLQALGIEIFELNNVGDVPFYIDGADEVNANLQMIKGGGAALTREKIVAACAKRFICIADGSKYVDQLGNFPLPVEVIPMARSYVARELVKLGADPVYRQGVITDNGNQIIDCFDFMIDDPAAMEARINAIVGVVTNGLFAQRGADVLLLGKADGVERAALR is encoded by the coding sequence ATGACCCAAGATGAACTGAAAGCAGCCGTAGCTGACGCGGCGATTAAAGAGATTGAGCCCCATCTCGAAAAAGACACGGTGCTGGGTATTGGTACCGGCTCAACGGCCAACCTGTTTATTGACCGCTTAGGCCCGCTGCGTGACCGTTTCAAAGGCGCCGTTGCCAGCTCGGAAGCCAGTGCTAAGCGCCTACAAGCGCTAGGTATCGAGATATTCGAATTAAACAATGTTGGTGATGTACCTTTTTACATCGATGGTGCAGACGAAGTAAACGCTAACTTACAAATGATTAAAGGGGGTGGCGCAGCGCTGACCCGAGAAAAAATCGTCGCCGCCTGTGCCAAGCGATTTATTTGCATTGCCGACGGCTCTAAATATGTGGATCAGCTTGGCAACTTCCCGCTACCGGTTGAGGTCATCCCGATGGCGCGCTCCTACGTCGCTCGGGAGCTGGTCAAACTAGGCGCAGATCCCGTCTACCGGCAGGGGGTGATCACCGATAACGGCAATCAAATCATCGACTGCTTTGATTTTATGATCGACGATCCTGCCGCCATGGAAGCACGTATTAACGCCATCGTGGGTGTGGTAACAAACGGTTTATTCGCCCAGCGCGGTGCGGATGTCCTGCTGCTAGGCAAGGCAGACGGCGTGGAACGGGCTGCGTTACGTTAG